The genomic DNA CCGGAGCGCAGCGACGCCAGCGGTAAAGCCTGGGGGTTGGCGCACGGCGAGGATTTGCTGGGTGCCATCGGTCGCCCTCCTCGTGCCATCCCGGCACGTTCCCCGCAGGATCAGGTGTTCCCGGCGCCGCGTGCGCCGCGGCTACCGGCACGGCTGGTCGCGGCGAGGCTCTGGGCCCCAGAGCTCCCCCGACGCCGCCGTGTCTGGCCTCTGGTTGCTCCCAGGATGCCGGCGGCTGTTCCCGGTGCCGGCCGGAGCTCGGCACGCTCCCGCTGCGATCGGCGGCCTGCGccaattctgcttttctctttcaggtAAGATATTTGCGGCTGGACGTCGGGTTCCCGTCGCACACGGCAGCGGCTCCGCGCGCGGCGGGGCTGCCCAAGCCGGCTTCCGCTAACGAGTCGGTTCTAACGGACACTACGCtccttcccagcccccccagcttCCCGCTCTCCGGTGTTGGGGTCCGCTTGCCGGGTagttttgggggtcccaccCCCCCTAGCTGGTCTAGGCTCAGGCGTGAGCGAGCGCAGCCGCCACCGTCCCCGCAGCTTCGCTCGGTTCCCCCGGAGCCCCTCGTTCCCGTGGCCGCTTGTCGCCTTTATTTTTGAAGAGGGTGATTAATCTGCTCGTAGCTCCGGAGTCCCCAGCCCTCCCCGCCGTGGGtagcctcccccagccccctccccgctgtcccgcaaaataaatttttaacaAACCCTGCCGGCTCCGCTCCCAGTTCGTTCTCCGGGTGCACCTCCTGGGGGTTCTGGCCCTGGGTCTCGCTTCCGTTCTGAGCCGTGAGGGCTCTGGCTGTGGTTCTGGCTCTGGTCGTGATCCCTGCGGGCTCCGTTCTCGGTTCTCACTCCAGTTGTGATCCCTGTGGGCTGTTTTCTTAGTCGAGTTGCAATCTCTGCAGCCTCTGTTCTTGGTTCCTGCTCCAGTTACAGTCCCTGCAGCCTCTGTTCTCAGTTCTCATTCTGTTTCCAATCCCTGCGGGCTCCGTGCTCGGTTCTTGCTCTGGTTCCAATCCCTGGGGGCTCCATTTTCAGTTCCTGCTCCGGTTCTGATCCCTGCAGGCTCCACTCTCGgttcttcctctgcttccaATCCCTGCGGGCTCTGTTCTCGGTTCTCACTCCTGTTGTGATCCCTGCAGGCTCCGTTCTCGCTGCAACCCCTGGTTCATTAAGCACTGAAGTGACTAATCAGGCCCCAGGGTGCCTTCTGAGTCCCCACACTGGCTAATTAGTGCTCAGCCTGACTCGTTAGCCCTTTCACCCGGCCTGGGCTCGCTATTCCTCAAACCAGCACGTCTGGCGTCACGGGGCTGGGAATAAACGAGACGGGAAACGGCAAAGAGCCCGGCGTTTATTTACAGTCGTACAAAACCTCGGGGCCAGGCTGGAAACCGGGGAAACCAACCCAGAAAGGGGAAAATCACCCCAAAAAGGGGGAAACCAAcccaaaaagggggggaaatcaCCCCAAACAGGGGGAACTCGTCATAAAAAAGCGCAGGGTGCGGCACAACAGTCCCACGGGCCCGGCGGCACCGACTCCCCCTGCGGTGCCGTAACCGCGACTCTTTCTAAAAACGCtcaaaaaggggaaagaaaaacgCGGCTCAAAGCTGAGGGTCCGTGCGTGGGCGCGGCCGGCTCAGAGGCGGCGCTGGTAGCCCGAGTGGACGCGGGCGGCGGGCAGGTAGTTGCCGTAGGCGCCGTAGCCGCGGGCGTAGTCGGCGTCCGGCAGGCGCCGGTAATCCAGCGGCGACTTGGGGGGCGAGCGGCGGTAGGCCAGTGGCGAGTCGGCTAGCCGGCGGTAATCGGCCAGGTCGGAGAGGCGGCGCTCGGAGCCGTACCTGGCGGGAGAGGAGGCGCGGGTGAGCCGGGGCGCCGCGGGCCCCGATCCCCCCGCCCGGAGTCGCTGGGACGCGCCGCGGCAGCGGAGGCGAGAGCGagcgcggcgggcggcgcgggggcttGCGTTCCCCGCCGGGCGCCGTACCTTTTAGCCAGAGCCGAGGACTTTTTGTACGGGTCGTCGTAGGCGGCGGCGGAGCGAGGCGGCGAGAGGCGGGTGCGCTCGTAGGGCGGTGCGACGGCGGCGGCGGCCTGCGACAGGCCCAGGTAGGACGCCGCCTGGCTCGGCGCGTCGTAGGCGCCGCCCGGCTGGGCGCGGTAGGCGGCCGCCAGCGCGGCGGAGGAGGCCTGCGGAGCCGGGTACGACGCCGGGGCGCGGTAGGCGGCCGTCAGCGGGGCCGAGGCCTGCGCCTTgtaggaggcggcggcggcctGGCTGCCGTAGGACGCGGCGGCCTGGGCGCCGTAGGAGGCCGagagcgcggcggcggcggcctgGCTGCCGTAGGAGGCGGGCAGGCTGGCACCGGGCTGGGCGCCGTAGCTCGCCGAGTGGCCGGCGGAGGGCTGGGCGCCGTAGGAGGCCGAGAGGGCGGCGGCGGGCTGGGCGCCGTACGAGCCGGAGTGCCCGGCCAGGGGCTGGTAGGCGGCGGCGTGGCTAGCCACGGCCTGCGCGCCGTAGCCGGCGTGGGCCGCCACGGCCTGGGCGCCGTAGGAGGCGGAGAGCGCGGCGGCGGGCTGGGCGCCGTAGGAGGCGGCGTGGCCGTCCACGGGCTGGGCGCTGTAGGAGGCGGCGTGGCCGGTGGCCTGCGCGCCGTAGGAGGCCACGTGCGCGGCCACGGCCTGCGCCCCGTAGGAGGCGGTGGGGCCGGCGGCGGCCTGCGTGCCGTACGCGGCGGCCTGCGTGCCGTAGGAGTAGCCGGCGGCGGCCTGCGCCCCGTAGGAGGAGGCCAGGGCCGCGGTCTGCACGCCGTAGCCCGAGAGCTGCGCGGCGGCGGGCTGGGCGCCGTAGGAGGCGGCGCCGGGCTGGGCGCCGTACGAGGCGGCGCCGGGCTGGGCGCCGTACGAGGCCAGGGAGCTGGCGGCGGCCGGctgggcggcggcggcgccgagGGAGCCGGCGGGCTGGGAGCGGTAGGCGCTGCCCAGCGAGGCCGAGGGCTGCGCGCGGTACGCGGCGGCCTGGCCCGTGGTGGGCTGCGGGCGGTAGGCCGCGCCGAGCGAGGCCGAGGGCTGGGCGCGGTAGGCGGCCGGCTGCGCCGTCACCGGCAGCGTGGCCGCCGCGTAGCCGGCGCGGGTGGGCGAGCGCCGCAGGGGGCTGCGGTCCCGGCCGAAGTAGGAGGGGGATGCGGGGCGGGCCTGCGCCTCAAAGGCCTCGTACTtgggcgcggcggcggcgccgaAGCGCGTCTGGTACTCGTAGAGGGAGTTGGCGGCGCCGTAGGTGGGCGGCGCGGGGAAGGCGGCGTCGGGCGGGCGCCGCGGCGCCTCGAAGCCCTCGCTCTTGGGCTGGAAGCGCTCGCGGTACTCGAGCGCCGGGCGCTTGGGCTGGGCCAGCGGCACCGCGGCGGGGCCGCCCTTCTTCTGCGCGTTGGTGGAGAGCTCGACGTTGACGCGGCGCCCCTTCACCTCGCGGCCGTTGAGCTGCTCGATCGCCGCCTTCGCCTCCGCTTCGCTCTCCATGTGCACGAAGGCGTAGTCTGCGCCGGGCCGAGAAGAGACAGGCCGTTACACGCCACCCAGCCCCAAACCGGCACCGGAACCGGCACCGCGGCCAACCGGGGACGCCGCAGCCCAGCAGACACAACGGCCgcaacagagagagagagagagaggggtggggggaaaggggaggaggaagccagagggggaaaggggaggaggaagccaGAGGCAAGCAGGAGATGCAAGAAGGAAAGCGAGAAagtgagagagggaagaaggaaacgagaggaaagaagaaaatgagaaggaagaaggaggagtgAGAGAGGGAAGAGTGGGAAgtgagagggggaaaaggaagcgagagagggaagaagaggaagcagagagaggaagaagcagagagacacaagaaaaggaagcgagagagagggaggaaggaagcgagagtgagggaggaaggaagcgagagagagggaggaaggaagcgagagagagggaggaaggaagcgagagagagggaggaaggaagcgagagagagggaggaaggaagcgAGAGACAGAAGAAGGAAGCCCCAAGCCGTGGGGCAGAGGTGACACGGCAGCAGAGATGTCGCAAGGCACGGCGAGGGGCAGCAGAAGCCGCGAGCCACtccaccccccccaaccccaggcCCGGCCAccagatttgggggttcagtGGCCACCACGGCGGCCACAGGGGTCGCTCCCCGTGGCACGACGGGTCCGGGAGGCCGGCACGCGCCCCAGGGGTCACCGTGACCGGCTCGGCACACGCAGCAAACCGCCCGCCGGACCCTCCCGGCACCCCAAGGAGGGGAACCCCCTCCCCAAAAGCGGCCGCGGGGCCACCGGATCCGTTTGCGGGGGCTccgctgggaagctgcatcCGGCACGGCTGCGACCTGGGACGAGAGAGCAGAGGCAACATCACCCCGCGGCGCAGCAGGGGAAAAGCTTTTGGGGGCCCCTCGGGAATTCGGGAAACGGTCGCGCCGTGTGGAAGTGAAGCCGCAGCGGGATCGGGATGGGGGCGGCAGGGGGTGACCCCCACGGCACGTCGGTGATGCCGAAGGCCGAGAGCCGGTGGGAAAGAGCAGAGCTGGCGGAATTTAGGGGGGCAACGTGAGACCCGCAGACCTCCCAGTTTCCTAGTTCCATGTTGGGGGGTCACAAACACCCCAAGTTTCACGTTGAGGGGGCAACACAAGaacccagttcctcccagttccgTACTGGGGGGCGGCAGAGGGatccagttccccccagttTTGTGTTGTGGAGTGGCAGGAGGAcccagtttctcccagttcGTTactggggggcagcagggggccCAGTTCCCCTGAGTTCTGTACTGCGGGGCGGCAGAGGGATCCAGGTCTGTACTGGGCAGACAGTAGGAGGATCCATTTCCCCCAAGTTCCATACttggagggcaggagggggaCCCATTTCTGTACtgggagggcagcaggggcacccagtcccccccagtttCAGGTTGGAGTGTTCAGAAGGACCCGGTTTCCCCCAGTTCTTTActgggagggcagcaggaggatCCAGTTTCCCCCAGTTCTGTACTGGGAGGGCAGCAGGGGaacccagttccccccagttcTGTACTGGGAGGGCAGCAGGGGAACCCAGTTCCCCACAGTTTCAGGTTGAGGTGTTTATAAGGACCCAGTTCTGTACTGGGAGGGCAGCAGGGGAACCCAGGTCCCCCCAGTTTCATGCTTGGGGGGCTCAGAAGGACCCGTTTCCCCCCAGTTTTGTGCtgggagggcagcaggggcaTCCAGTTCCCCCCGGTTTCGGGTTGGGGTGTTCAGAAGgacccagttcaccccagtttCGTACTGGCCGGGCAGCAGGGGGcccagtccctccagttccGTACTTGGTGGGCGGCAGGGGGACCCAGTTCTGTACTgggagggcagctgggggaCCCAGCTCCCCCGAGTTCTGTACTgggagggcagctgggggaCCCAGCTTCCCTGAGTTCTGTACTgggagggcagctgggggaCGCAGCTCCCCCCAGTCTCATGCTGGGGGATACAGAAGgacccagttccccccagttccATACTTGGAGGGCAGGAGCGGGGACTCAGTTCCCCCCAGTGCTGTACTGGGCGGGCAGCAGGGgccccagtccctccagttccccccagttcTGTACTGGGAGGGCAGCAGGGTTACCCAGCTCCCCCAGTTTCGGGTTGGGGTGTTCAGAAGgacccagttccccccagttccATACTGGGAGGGCAGCAGGGGACTCAGTGCTGTACTGGGCGGGCAGCAGGGgccccagtccctccagttccccccagttcTGTAGCGCGGGGCGGCGGAGggccccagctccccccagtcTCACGCCGGGGGGCTCAGAAGGACCCGTTTCCCCCCAGGCCCGGCGTGTCCGGTACCTTTAACCACGTCGCACTCGACCACGGTCCCGTATTGCTGGAAGAGCGCCCGGAGCTCGGCGCTGGTGCAGGCGGCCGAGACGTTCCCCACAAAGATCTTGCAGGTGTTGGTGGGCCGGGGCCTCGAGGGCTCCACCACGATGCGGCGGCCGTGCAGCTGGTGCCCGTTGAGCTGCGCGATGGCGCGGGCGGCCGCGGCCTCGTCCCGCAGGTGGACGAAGGCGAACTGCTTCATCAGCGCGATGCCCAGcaccggccccgccgcgccgccgaACAGCTCGCTCAGCTCCTCCGCCGTCGCCTCTTCGGGGACGTTGCCCACGAAGAGTTTGATGCCGGGGCGcatggtggaggaggaggaggaggaggaggaagagggagaggggaacgCGCGGCCTCACAAAATGGCGGCGTCGCCTCACAGCCGGGCGGgaaagggggggaggggggagcgcGAAGGGGGGAGCGCGCGCGTTGCGcactgcgcatgcgcggggGGTGCCCACCCCCCTCAACCCTCGGCGCGCGGGACCGCGCTGCGCATGCGCCTCACCTCGCGCCTCCCGCCCCGCTGAGGGCGCGTCGCGCGTGCGCATGCGCGGGGCCGCCCCCTCGGAGCAAGCGCGCGCGCCCGCCCCGCACCGCGCATGCGCCTCTTTTCGCGCGCGCGCGTCTCGCGCCCTCTGCCCGCGCGCGGTGCCGCCATTGCGCATGCGCAGACCCCGCCGCCTCGGGAGTGGGAGGAgcgggggctggggggggtgggcCTGGGGGGTGAGGAGTGGGGTgtgggggtgctgagggggtttgggggatgaggaggggggtttgggggtgctgaggggggtttgggggtcctgagggggttggggggatgAGGAGAGGGGTGTGGGGGCGCTGGGGGGTGatgaggggggtttgggggtgctgagggggttgggggggtgaggagggggtgtgggggcactgagggggtttggggtggggtgatgaggggggtgtgggggtgctgagggggttggggggggtgatgaggggggtttgggggcgctgagggggttggggagggtgctgaggggggtgtgggggtgctgaggggggtttgggggtccccaggCTTCATCGTCTTCCGCCCCCCCCAACTCAGCCCAGACACTGAGGCTCTAAAATCCATTTATTCACCCCAAAATACGTGGTGATAAAGCTGGGGTGGGGCACGGACCCCCCTCCATCACTGGGGGTGCCCCCACATTGCCATGTCCcctcacaccccccccccaagggATCAGAGACCCCAAAAAGGGGCTAGAGGGCTCCCCAAAGGGGAGTCCTCAAAGAAGGAGTCAAAGCCCCCAAACAAGGGGTCAAAGCCCCAAAAAGGGGGTCATAGCCCCCTAAAGGGGTCGCCCCCCCCCAAGCGatcagagcccccccaaaaagggGTCAGAGCCCTCCAAATGGGGTCATAACGCCCCCCAAGAGCTCAGGCCCCCTGAAAAAAGGATCAGGGCCCCCAAAATACGGATCAACCCCCCCCCATAAAGTCTTTGTCCTCCTCAAAGGGGTCAGAGCCCCCAAAAAAGGGATCAAATCCCCTGAAATGGGGTCATAACCCCCCCCCCAAGAGTTCAGGCCCCCCCAAAAGGGCTTACAGCCCCCAAATGGGGTCATAGCCCCCTCCAAGAGTTCAGGCCCCCTCAAAAAGAGTCCAAAGCCCCCCCGAAAAGGGCTCACAGCCCCCAAATGGGGTCATAGCCCCCACAAATGGGGTCATagccccccaaaatggggtCATAGCCCCCCCAAGAGTTCAGGGCCCCCCCTACAAAGGGTCCGAAGCCCCCAGAACGGGGGGGTCGTCTCATCCCAGCCCCTCCCTGACCTGCTGGACGACGCGGGCCCGCACGGCGCGAGCCTCGCTGGAGCCTTGTCCGGGgtgggggtccggggggggccCGTCGTGGGGGGGGGCGAAGCCGTCGGGGAGGTCGAGGGGCATGCGGCGGCGCAGGGCGATGTTGTGCAGGATGCAGCAGGCCAAGAAGATCTGGCAGACCTTGGGGGGGGCGTATTGCAggcccccccccggccccccggcCCGCGAGCGGTCGAGGCAGCGGAAGCGAAGGCGCAGGAGGGCGAGGGTCCGGCGCAGGGGGGCCAGGGCCTGGCGGTGCAGGGCGTTATAGCGGCCCTCGGggcccccccgcgcccccgcgATGGGCGTCAGCAGCCACGGCTTCAGCGGGTACGACTGGTCccctgggggggggaaaaagggggctGAGAGGCTGAAATTGGGGGAGACAGACACAAaaaatggggtgggggggctgaAATTGGGGGAGATAGACCCCAAAAAATGGGGGAGGGGGGCTGAAATTGGAGGAATACATCCCAAAAATAGAGGGAAGGGGGGCTgaaatgggggtgggggggctgaAATTGGGGGAATACACCCCAAAAACGGGGGGGAGGCTGAAATTGGGGGAGACAGACACAAAAAATGGGGGGGGGCTGAAATTGGGGGAATACACCCCAAAAATGGAGGGAAGGGGGGCAACAGGCACTgaaatgggggtggggggcgggggCCTGAATTGGGGGAATACACCCCAAAaatggagggaagaggggggcTGCGGGTGCTGAAATGGGGGGGAGCTTCAATAGGTACTAGTGGTTCCC from Phaenicophaeus curvirostris isolate KB17595 unplaced genomic scaffold, BPBGC_Pcur_1.0 scaffold_371, whole genome shotgun sequence includes the following:
- the LOC138735010 gene encoding RNA-binding protein 14-like, giving the protein MRPGIKLFVGNVPEEATAEELSELFGGAAGPVLGIALMKQFAFVHLRDEAAAARAIAQLNGHQLHGRRIVVEPSRPRPTNTCKIFVGNVSAACTSAELRALFQQYGTVVECDVVKDYAFVHMESEAEAKAAIEQLNGREVKGRRVNVELSTNAQKKGGPAAVPLAQPKRPALEYRERFQPKSEGFEAPRRPPDAAFPAPPTYGAANSLYEYQTRFGAAAAPKYEAFEAQARPASPSYFGRDRSPLRRSPTRAGYAAATLPVTAQPAAYRAQPSASLGAAYRPQPTTGQAAAYRAQPSASLGSAYRSQPAGSLGAAAAQPAAASSLASYGAQPGAASYGAQPGAASYGAQPAAAQLSGYGVQTAALASSYGAQAAAGYSYGTQAAAYGTQAAAGPTASYGAQAVAAHVASYGAQATGHAASYSAQPVDGHAASYGAQPAAALSASYGAQAVAAHAGYGAQAVASHAAAYQPLAGHSGSYGAQPAAALSASYGAQPSAGHSASYGAQPGASLPASYGSQAAAAALSASYGAQAAASYGSQAAAASYKAQASAPLTAAYRAPASYPAPQASSAALAAAYRAQPGGAYDAPSQAASYLGLSQAAAAVAPPYERTRLSPPRSAAAYDDPYKKSSALAKRYGSERRLSDLADYRRLADSPLAYRRSPPKSPLDYRRLPDADYARGYGAYGNYLPAARVHSGYQRRL